The following nucleotide sequence is from Pseudobutyrivibrio ruminis HUN009.
GTGCAATGAAATCATATCATTCATTGCACACACTTTGTTCACAATTTTTCTTATTCAAATTCGACAGATTTACCAGTACGAGCTGACTCTCTTGCTGCTTCCATAAGTCTAAGAACACGTCTTGTTTCTGGTATCTTTACCAAGAAGTCTTCCTGACCTTCATGAGCATTCTGGTAGTTTTCAAAATAGTTCTCATGAGTTGTATCAGCAATTGGAAGTGGCTCTGTGATAAGCTTTCCTGCTGGTGGTGGACCAAATGAACGTGTTGGGCCCGCTGCAGTCATGGTTCGCTGTCCACCTACATTCTGAAGTAGTCCGTTTGTACGAACAATTGCTCCCTGTGGATCAAATCCATCTAAGTATGCTGTACCTTTGTTTCCACCCATAATCCAATGACGTTCAAACCACTTGTTATCCATCTTATCTGTAAGGAAATATGTACCGAGCTCAACCTCTGCCATAATTCCATTATCAAATTTCATGAGGATTTTAAAGTAATCATCTACTTCAAAATTGATTACGTTTCTAACATCTGCAAATACTGTTTTAATCTTTGCTCCAGGCATCATCCAAAGCATCTGATCTAAAAGATGTACGCCCCAGTCAAAAAGCATTCCGCCACCTTCTGCAACATATACATGCCAATCATGCATGTTTCCATTGAATCCATAAAGGCTGCTCTTGATTGTATAGACATCACCGAGTGTCCCGCTGTCAAAAACATTCTTCATTGTACGGAAGTCTTTATCAAATCTTCTCTGATGATGAACTGTGAAGTTTACTCCACACTCCTCAACTACCTTTACCATATCATCAAGTTCTTCAACACTCATGGCAACTGGCTTTTCACAAATAATATCTTTGCCAGCTCTTGCTGCCTGAATTACCAAATCATGATGTTGATTGTTGTTTGCTGCAATTAATACAACATCAACTTCAGGGTCATTAAACATTTCCTCATTGCTAGAATATCTCTTAATTCCTTCTTTTACATCTTCAAGCTGCTTTGGATCAATATCTGAAATACCAACAACTTTGTAGCCATCAAGCTTTGTAAGCATTGTTTCATGTTCGTGTCCCATGAAACCATGGCCAATAATACCTATTCTTATTGTTTCCATTTAAAACCTCCTATTTATTTCAACATAGCGCTATTAAAAAATCGGTATATTTTATGATTAAAATATACCGATTCTCAGTGTTTTATTCTCTTTTATACTTTTAAATATTTTATATATTGTTGCAATAATGATTTTAAGAGGTTTTTCATCTGCAAGAAAACAATGTAGTTTATTGCGGCCACTTTAAAACTCAGGGAATATATGCAGTGCACAGAACTCCTCAGCCTGCAAATCAATGTTTAAAGTAAGTACATTGCCCTTTGATTTAATGAGTGTTCTTGATAAATCTGGAACGCACTTGTCGCGAAGAAACTTAACGTCTGATCTTTCAAGTCTGCTATCGTTATCGAACTTTGCCCATTCATCAATAATAGAACCATTATCCTGGTTTACAGTTCTCTTCTTGACGTAGTATCCGCTATTTTCACTAACACCCTTTAATTTGATTTCCAGCTTTTTATTATCATGAGGATCAAAGTATGCCTTTGCATCTTCTACAGTAGACTGGTTTTCAGCATCAATAAAATAGCTAGAATTGTACCAAACAGTATTGAAACAAATGATTTGATATTCATCATCTGCAACTCTTGTGACAATGTAGTTATCACCTCGCGCAATTACCTTTGAGCCAAGACGGTTTAGCATCTTTAGTGCATAGAAAATTGGCTTTCTGATTGTTTCTTTTGAAACTAATCCGCCACCACCATTGATTACTCTTCTAGCTGAATAAGAGTTACACTGCCAGTCTGTTGCAATCCACATACCAAATATTTCTGCTTCCATTGCATGCTTTACAATATTTCTGATAAGGACACAGCCTCTGAAACAGCTATCATTTAGATAGTTTTGGTTGGATACTGTAATATTCCATTCACTAACAACAAGCTTTTCATGAGGGATGTTTAATTTGTCCATTATGCCATATAGCTTTTCAAATTCATGACCTTCAAAATCTCTGTCCGCCGAACGAACGAATCCAGTCTTTTTAACTGAATCAACCGTGTAATGCTTAGTCATGTATGGGAAGAATAATGCTGATAAGAAATCAGGTTTATTCTCCTGTGCATATAGCATAGCAATATCCTTTTCCAAATCGCTTACGTCTACAGTTCCAGTAACGCCAGCACCTGTGCAGTATCCTAACTGAGCATCTGGTGCTACAGCTTTAAGCTCTTTGGAGATACATGAAAATGCTTCACCAAAGTTCTTTCTATCATCTGTAAGGTTTGTGTAAGCAGCATGGACACCTTCCATACCTACTTCAAAACGCCATCTAGATACTTCCTTTTCTCCGTATCTACGTACCAGACTTCTGAAGAATGATTTGTAAAGATTTTCCCAAACTCGCCTATCCTTATATTTGATAGAAATATCTTCGAACCATGCTGTCTCCTCAGAATTAGTAACATTGGCATATGGTCGATTTGTAAAATCAAGCCATGGAGTAATTCTGTTTTCTACCAAGAAATCCAAGGCTTCAAAAATCATGTCAAAGTTGTAATCTCCGACAGTAACACCATCAGATACCATTGTCTTTGTGTTGAATACCATAAAGATTCTGGCATATGTGAAACCTATTTCTTTTGCCAAATATTGAATGTGGTACTGAACATTGGCATTTAAAATATCATGAATAAATCCAACATTGAAAAGCTTATTCCAGCTGCGCTTTAAATCAGATGACTGCTTAACATCGATTTCCTCCACTACTTTAGGTTCTATATCAACGGATGTTTCATTCCATTTATAGTCTGCCTGAATAATCTTTTTAACATCCTCATCAATGTTGTTTGTATTTTTTTCTACCTGCCCCTTCATCTTTTGACGATACTCAGTAGGAGCCATGTTGTATATGTCTCTGAATACCTTTGTAAATGCAGAAGCATTTGAGAAACCGCAATCCATGGCAATCTTTGTCATGTTCTTTTCAGTGTATAAAAGCTCGTCTATGGCATAGCGAGTTCTTACCTGATTAACATATTCTGCAAAGTATGTACCAGTCTGTTTCTTGAACAATCGAGACAGAGTCGAAGTAGAGGTATACATCTGCTTCGCTAAATCAGAAAGGCTGATGCCGTCCTGATAATTTGTATGTACATAGTGGATGATGATTTGAAGCTTTTCATCTGCATCGAAGTTCTCTGATATTTCTGTGTTTGTATCATCCACCATATGATGCTCAATCAGCTCATCAAGAAGCTTGTAGAGCATACTATATTTAAGGCTGTCTGTTCTTTTAAAGGAAGTGACCTCCTGATATATAATGTCACGACAACTATTAATTATTTCTTTATAAGACTTTGTTTTATCTACTGAACTGTTGCACAAAAAGAAGCTGTTTGGCTTTTTCAACATATGCACTAATATTTGATAATCGTACATAATTGAACATACTATACTTTTCTCAACCGTCTCTATGCTGTGCTGGATACTGGAATTGATAACCATTACATCATCACGGCCAAGTGTAAAGACGGTATCTTTTATTTTTACATTTATAGTCCCCTCAACTATATACAATAATTCAACATCAGTATGAAGATGCTGAGGTTCAGAGATATTTCTATATACGTTTACCTTAAACTGATTGAAACTGTTCATTAGTACTCCTTAGAATTAGTTTTCGACAAACATTATACAATAAGAAATAGGGAGAAGCAAAAAGCCTCTCCCCTGTTTTCAACTTAGTATACTATTAATCAAAATCAGCATTTGTTACAGATTTTACTGTACCAGTTTCAAGATATTCATCAACAGTATCTGAGTATACAAATAATGTTCCTGCCTTCTGAATATGACCTTCCTCTAAGGAACCATCTAAAATACCATTGCAAA
It contains:
- a CDS encoding Gfo/Idh/MocA family protein, translated to METIRIGIIGHGFMGHEHETMLTKLDGYKVVGISDIDPKQLEDVKEGIKRYSSNEEMFNDPEVDVVLIAANNNQHHDLVIQAARAGKDIICEKPVAMSVEELDDMVKVVEECGVNFTVHHQRRFDKDFRTMKNVFDSGTLGDVYTIKSSLYGFNGNMHDWHVYVAEGGGMLFDWGVHLLDQMLWMMPGAKIKTVFADVRNVINFEVDDYFKILMKFDNGIMAEVELGTYFLTDKMDNKWFERHWIMGGNKGTAYLDGFDPQGAIVRTNGLLQNVGGQRTMTAAGPTRSFGPPPAGKLITEPLPIADTTHENYFENYQNAHEGQEDFLVKIPETRRVLRLMEAARESARTGKSVEFE
- a CDS encoding GH39 family glycosyl hydrolase produces the protein MNSFNQFKVNVYRNISEPQHLHTDVELLYIVEGTINVKIKDTVFTLGRDDVMVINSSIQHSIETVEKSIVCSIMYDYQILVHMLKKPNSFFLCNSSVDKTKSYKEIINSCRDIIYQEVTSFKRTDSLKYSMLYKLLDELIEHHMVDDTNTEISENFDADEKLQIIIHYVHTNYQDGISLSDLAKQMYTSTSTLSRLFKKQTGTYFAEYVNQVRTRYAIDELLYTEKNMTKIAMDCGFSNASAFTKVFRDIYNMAPTEYRQKMKGQVEKNTNNIDEDVKKIIQADYKWNETSVDIEPKVVEEIDVKQSSDLKRSWNKLFNVGFIHDILNANVQYHIQYLAKEIGFTYARIFMVFNTKTMVSDGVTVGDYNFDMIFEALDFLVENRITPWLDFTNRPYANVTNSEETAWFEDISIKYKDRRVWENLYKSFFRSLVRRYGEKEVSRWRFEVGMEGVHAAYTNLTDDRKNFGEAFSCISKELKAVAPDAQLGYCTGAGVTGTVDVSDLEKDIAMLYAQENKPDFLSALFFPYMTKHYTVDSVKKTGFVRSADRDFEGHEFEKLYGIMDKLNIPHEKLVVSEWNITVSNQNYLNDSCFRGCVLIRNIVKHAMEAEIFGMWIATDWQCNSYSARRVINGGGGLVSKETIRKPIFYALKMLNRLGSKVIARGDNYIVTRVADDEYQIICFNTVWYNSSYFIDAENQSTVEDAKAYFDPHDNKKLEIKLKGVSENSGYYVKKRTVNQDNGSIIDEWAKFDNDSRLERSDVKFLRDKCVPDLSRTLIKSKGNVLTLNIDLQAEEFCALHIFPEF